A genomic region of Mus musculus strain C57BL/6J chromosome 7, GRCm38.p6 C57BL/6J contains the following coding sequences:
- the Scgb1b29 gene encoding androgen-binding protein precursor, with protein sequence MKLAGAVVILGAALLLLTSGGDCGICPAIKEDVRLFLNGTSEEYVEYVKQYKDDPVILENTAKIKQCVDSTLTEEDKIHATTFIEKIEASPLC encoded by the exons ATGAAGCTTGCTGGTGCTGTGGTGATCCTCGGGGCTGCCCTGCTCCTCCTGACTTCAGGAGGAG ATTGTGGCATTTGCCCAGCTATAAAAGAGGATGTTCGTCTATTTTTAAATGGAACCTCAGAGGAGTATGTTGAGTACGTGAAACAATACAAAGATGACCCTGTAATACTGGAAAATACTGCAAAAATCAAGCAATGTGTCGATAGCACCTTGACAGAGGAAGACAAGATACATGCAACTACTTTCATA GAAAAGATAGAAGCCAGCCCGCTATGTTGA